The following are encoded in a window of Methylocystis rosea genomic DNA:
- the puhB gene encoding photosynthetic complex putative assembly protein PuhB — protein sequence MKAINLEKFLPEDVPQGERILWHGRPQWTSLFRRAYRGDVVAGYFAALTAWNVFDAAVESGAGSAALAGARTLAIGLGALALLALLAWASARTTLFIITSRRVVMKIGVALQVFYNLPFSQIRAAGLRIESDGSGDVMLTLSPDKRIGYLHLWPFARPFRFAHPEPALRGLADARNVGDILGRALVAAAAERGEMFVIGEEDAVASASSQKASMPAGDAVAA from the coding sequence GTGAAGGCCATCAATCTCGAGAAGTTCTTGCCGGAAGACGTTCCACAAGGAGAGCGCATCCTGTGGCACGGACGTCCTCAGTGGACGAGTCTCTTCCGCCGCGCCTACCGAGGCGACGTTGTCGCCGGCTACTTCGCGGCGCTGACCGCGTGGAACGTCTTCGATGCTGCGGTTGAATCTGGGGCGGGGTCCGCCGCGCTGGCGGGCGCGCGCACCCTGGCGATTGGTCTCGGCGCGCTGGCGCTGCTCGCCTTGCTCGCCTGGGCCTCGGCCCGGACGACGCTCTTCATTATCACCTCGCGCCGCGTCGTGATGAAGATCGGGGTCGCCTTACAGGTCTTTTACAATCTGCCGTTCTCGCAGATTAGAGCCGCGGGCTTGCGCATCGAAAGCGACGGTTCGGGCGATGTCATGCTGACGCTCTCACCCGACAAGCGAATCGGCTACCTGCATCTTTGGCCCTTCGCGCGGCCGTTCCGCTTCGCGCATCCAGAGCCCGCGCTGCGCGGCCTCGCCGATGCAAGAAATGTCGGCGACATCTTGGGGCGCGCGCTTGTCGCGGCCGCAGCCGAACGTGGCGAGATGTTCGTGATTGGCGAAGAGGACGCGGTCGCATCCGCTTCGTCGCAAAAGGCAAGCATGCCGGCGGGCGATGCAGTCGCAGCGTGA